The Caenorhabditis elegans chromosome I genome includes the window CCATATAAAGGGAGCAGATGGTGTCAAGAAGAGAAGAATGAGATAGTACATAAGAAATGGAGACATAGAGAAATCGAAGAAGCAACATGGACAGATGGTATCATGACTGATTTACTGTATCTTATTTCTGATATCGTCTGACATAGAGATTACTGGATACATATATTTAGGTATTTAGACCTATTGGTACTACTGGAATTCTTCAATATGAGACTGAAAAGGGTGGATATTATACCAGTCTTGATGCCTCAAAGGGAAATCATTCACAACCACTTTTATGGTGCACAAATGACCAAATgtaaaactgctcaaaaattctcggcagaattttttttctcagtcaaaaaattgcaataactCTGTTTTCATCTATGTATCACCTTAATTTTGGAGTCGACCAAAGGAtatgctttttttaaaagtattagtttttaaattctaacaTTGTAATGCTCTTAATCCGCAGCAATACtcgaaaattctcaaagtccaatacttttcaaaattttataacttaCTATTAGTACCAGAactgtttttccaaaaattgggGTCTCCCCTGCATATattctctccctctctctctgcCAATACTTTGTACGGATACGTTTATAATAACTTTTATAATAGACCAACATAGCCGAAACACtccaaaactttatttaaatccacaattttcaaatttttggtaaactaCCAAATTTGGGATAGTTGTATTGttgtatttaaaattgtattcttgcattttttcacaatgttcgagtaaaaatatttaaaaataaattttaaaaaaactgtgtAACTGACCTTTCGACTGTAAATCAAATCAActcaaacatttaaaaaaaaagctttactCTGAATTTTGGTAATGTTAACACTATACGAACTAGTTATACTAATTTCATCCATGGCTTTCCTTGGCGTAAAATCTCTCTAATTTTGAACGAAAACAAAGAAACTAATAAAAAGTATAGAGTACTTGATGGGAACACACCAacaaaacgaacaaaaaacaactgatTCATCCCTGTCTCTTCtcattcgaaaaaatggagaGAATGAGGGAAAAGGTACGAAAATGATCGACGAGAGGAGGAGAGGATACTCTACTGCAACGGATAAAACTGAATGagaattgtttgtttttttttgtacatagaaaattttttgtaaaatagctcaattatattttaaaccGAGTGGTagttctgtttttttaatcggGTCTTGCAGCGATTTTGATTAGATTACTGTAACTATTCATGGAAGGCGTCAGAATATGTGGATGCACTTTGAAATAGAAAACCCTAACATAAATTTTACTAAAGAAATTAGGCTCTAAAGATTTGAAACCATAAACAAAACGGAacagttaaattttaaaaaatgtgtacCGTCCATTATATAGGCGGAGCTCTTCCGTATTCTCTATAAAACCGTTGAAGAAGTCCACGTTGGGTCAAAGAGATCGAGGAAAAGTTTAACAATAAGTGAGTGTAGCGGAAAAAGAGCATCCATTGTAAATGCATCGACTTGCTTCTTCcgcttttttttatttgggaGTCTCCCTGCATTTTCATAGTCTATATTTGTTTGTGAGAAAACGTGAACATGAGAGgtgctttatttttttggcaatttaaagtttttttgagatgTTAACATAGAGTATACAACAACAAACGGCAATATCTTgatgtcaaaaaaataaatatttggcAATGTGGTCTTCAATTAGAAACTACGTTGTAAAGTATTCAACATCATTCGGATGGTACTGCTTCAAACTTATCTTCGTCCaatctactttttttcgcTTCTGGCTCATCGGAGGTGTGCCCTCTGTCGATTACAAAATCTTCGTCACCAAAATCCACGTCATCTTGATTTGGTTTAGCGTTCGCATCGTCTTGAGTCATCATGTAGTACGGAGTTCCAACGTGTTCAGATGTTTTTTCAACGAGCATCTGATTAAGATCCCGAATACCAAGCCACTGACAAAACTCGGCAGATTGTGGATTACGGTAGTAGGCGCTTGGTGGCACATTTTTGGATGATTCCGTAATCTGTAAACAGTTGTTTTAATTACTATCCTTAAGAGATCCACGAAATTCTGAGATGACACTTACCTCTTTTAACGGAGGCGCAGTTTGTTGGAAACTGTCAGTTCTGATTGTTAAATCTCcgagtttttcgatttcttttaACTCCTCTGCTGTTGGTCGAAAATCTTTTCTTTCGTAGACACATGGACGATTTGATGCCATATCGGGAAGTATCAGCTGTTCTTTTGTTCCAGTTGTTAATAAATCTGTATTTCTCAGAATAGCCAACCATTGTGGATCATATGACAGTTCCAGTTTAGCATCGTCTGCAACATTCAACTCGagagcctgaaaaatgaaaaaatttattcgattGTATAATATTGAATGTTGAAGTTTAAAAAGTGAACGTGACGACTTGCCTGCATAAACTTTCTCCCAGGAATCGGTTTATCCAGTGATAAGAATCGTGTAGGCTGTGGACGGCCTGATCCTGAACCTTTATGAGGAACAAGGGCCGCAAAAGCAATATGAAGATGTGCAGCAAGATAGTATCTGGGCCGGCAATCCTAAAATACATACATACagtaattttgcaaatatcaCCAAAAAACATACATAAATCAGTTTCATTCCAGAAGGATTCCCCAGTTTGCCACTATTGTGATCTGCTTCAAATAAATCCTTTTTCCGGAAAAGCCATTCCTTATCACCAAAATCAGGAATACCTCCAGGCCAATCGTGTGAGAGCATTATGTCAATTGGGTTCTAAAATAggaaaatgttcataaaaaagtaattttcaagCTTATACCGATATCTTATTTTCATTATCAGATTTCAATTGTCTTAACCGGAACATATCAACGTTTCGAACGTGATATGCGCTTTTAACATCTCTTTCCGAAAACGAAGGGCGTTCGTAatgcgaaaattgaaaatctcctTGCGAGAAAATTCCAGAGAGTCCTGCGATACGAAGGTTAGCAAATCGAATGCAATTTGCGAATCCCATGTAATAAATATTCGGCGCCACCCATCCTCCATTAGGCAATTCACATAGATAACCAGATGCTTCATGGTTTCCGCCGATGAATAGAGTTAGAACTGGTGCTTTTTGTTCTCCAGAATAGTATTTATAGAATGTTTGAAGACTTCTGTACTTTGGTGGAATACTCATATGTGGAAGGTCGCCGTAGTTTCGGACAGCTTGATAATCGCCACAACAGATCAGCAAATCGAATTTGTAGCCATTTTTCTGTTCGATTAGTGTCAttgtctgaaatattttttttaaatagttgtAATTTTAAATAGCAATTAAAACAAtctaatagagaaaatagaTCTGAAATATGCCATtaattttgttcgaaaaatatgatttttttttaaattttacctCATAAATAGCATCCATTTCTCCGTGAGAGCATCCGACAACAGCAATTCGTATTTTCTTTTCCCCATTGTTAACTTCTTTTTCAACTACTAACGTCTCCGGAGCAGGATCTTGATGCGAACCTTCATGGGAGCCACAGCAAGGTTGCTCATCTACTGGATTTTTCGATgacattctaaattttcattggagtaaaaaaatgtttaatgttGATATCAGAAAATAAAAGGTATAAACCATTGAAGCTTTGTGGGATATTAACATTATTGAATACTTCgtgaattttataaattaaataacgTATCAAAGTGAGATCAATCAATTAATGAAGATTAACGACGAGGAGCTGCTTGAGCTGGGAACATTTTCTTCCAGTAATCGACTTTTTCCATATTAACAAGTGGCATCAGCTGATCGGCAAAATCACGAAGAGACTTGGCAGCCTAAAatgagttgaaaaaataaattcgaaattatTACTAAAAAACCTACCGGCATGTATTCTGCAGACTCGGGCAATGAGATACTGATTTCCACTAACGCAGAATCAGAAACAGATTTGATTGAATTTGAATCATATGTTCCTGCGCGAGAAGTACTAGTCAATATTGAGTGCAGAATCTTTATATTTCCTTTTGTCCACAATTTTCCTTGTGTCATATATTCATAGTCCATGCGGAGACCCAAGGATTTCGCATACGTCATCATATCCTGAGAATGGACAAGTGAACTGATTTCTTTTCGAACAATAGTTGGGCATTTTTGATCTGGTTCCggaactgaaataaaacaaaaaattataaaatacgAATTATAAGGTTAAAACCGACCTCCAATGTACTTTAATTgccaataattttgaattcgaTGTTCTGTTCGGAATCTTCTTCgcaatcttcaaaaatcaaatacatGCAAATATTTAAATAGATAAACAAAAAAGCTTACTTAATATCGGTTTTGATATCCATTATACCCGAAGATCGTAGGCTGAATGACATCTCATGCTCGAAGAATTCCTCACATCCCGGATCACAAAGGCCGGCTAAACGTCGTTCCAAGTCCTaaagttgaaacttttgtATTAGAATTTAGTCcaattactttaaaaactaactgggacattttttgcgaaaatagATCCATAAAGAACGCATTCTTGTGTTTGATAGGGAGTTGAATTCACAGAAAGctgaattaaaatgttttagatgGATTTTAACAATCGAAATACCTTTTCTTGTGTTCCATCTTCATCAATATCCACTAAATTGTCCATATTTTGAATGAATCAACTAAATaaacagaataaaaaatgtttttaaaaaattaaattaattcaaaactatttGAGCGTGATATTAAATGTATTCTACGCAATTCACAgctggtgtttgcggactcACACTCTACGTGACTCATTTCCAGGGAAACCAACACTCCCGAATATTTTACCATTTTTACGATAAAACTCTGGTTTCAGTTACTTTAATGGTTAAAACTCTACTTACTTTCAATATTGCATAAAATATATGCGATAAGTTTTACGCatataaaaaaagaagtttgaaattctgaaagagTTCATTTCTAAGATTTAACAGATTCCAGAAATCAGTAGTGTCTCCATAAAAGTTTGtacttttttgtacttttttaaattgcgCTTTCGGAAATTGTTactttttaacattttttcccattttccgcTCCGAATTACCTCTCTAagatttgcagaaaatgacTGTGACGAGTGAAGAAGAcctatctgaaaaaatgagcGAACTCTACGTTGCAGAATGCAATGcggtaaattaaaaatcctTTTACATGATTATGAACGACAAGACAAAAAtaattcgtttttaaattccgAGTTTGTTTCCCTAAAAtagtataaaaataattaagtctgtatgaatttaatttttcaggctaAAGCTCGGCTCGAAGTTGAGACCGAATGTCGAAGAATCATTGCTGATAACTATGAAAAAGTTCTGGAACGAGCAAAGgaatattcgaaaaagttGGAAGCTCCTATTTTGGTAAATTACATTCTCTCTCATATAAtcttattctaatttttaggcGAAAATTTGCGAAGTCGGTTATTTCTGCGGTGCCCATGTAGTTCGCACGAATCAAGTTACGATGGAAATGGGTGCAAACTATTACGGAGAATGCAGCATTCATACAGCTGAAAAGATCTTGGATCGGAGAGTTTCTGAAATGAGAAGGCAGCGTGAGGAAGGTCTCGATTCAATTCGAATGTTGGATGACAAAATAAAGTTTGCTCAAGATAATTTCTCATCTGTTTCGATTGATGGAGGACCTATCGAAATTGTCGAGAAATACGATGAAGAGAtggaaaaactgttttatcaaaatcgcaaaaacaaaaagatgTCTCAAAATGATGAACAGAACGAGAAGATAATAGAAAAGAACAAATTGAATGGTGACCAAGATCACAACGATGTGATGAACCGTTTGGAAGAACTAGAGAAACTGGAACAAGACAATGATGAGATGGAAGAAGCTCCAATTCCGAAAccttttgaagtttcaaacgAAGATTTACAGGATTTGGGTAAATTAGAGGAAGTTGAGGAAGTTGAACAAGATCCAACTGATAAAAAACTAAGATTTGGAATGAATGAACGTTTGCTGGCACAACCTGGAGTAACACAGAAGGAAATGGAACGGCTGTTAGATTTCTTAGACACTTGTGATGAAGAGAGTTCCGATGAGGAgtatgatgaagatgaagaggaaGGAGACGATGATGAAGAGAATCTTAACAATAGTGTAGAAGAACTCGACTCTGATGATTATGCATCTGATGATAATATCGAGAAAAGCAATAATTCTGACCAACAACTGAAATCCAAAAAGATAGAGACCCAAGTGATTAAGGTCGAAGAAATTGTTGAGGTAATTTCAAATACTAAATAGAAACAATTCACTATTATTTTAACACACAATTTTTAGGAAACCGTAACAAAAACCACCGtcaaacggaaaaaatcgggAGTTCGATTTGCGCAACagcttgaaaatgtgaaaacattCCATCAAACAGACACTGTCGAAATCAAGGAAGAAGATTCAGTTATTGAAACCAAATCAATTCTCCGGAGCACTGAACCAACACCCGTTGATCGTTCAGCTCTCGAACCCGAGCAAAAGGAACTTGCTGCGATGAGCACAATGACATTTCCAGGAGAAATTGTTGAGAAGAATCCGTACGAGTGTGAGCCGTCGACAAGCAGAGACCCCGCTCCCGTCATCAccgagaaaaaagtttccaaattcaGAGCTTCCAGGCATAGAAATTGATCTTTACTTTCTAATTTCTATATAATTTTCATATCGTTCAGCTATATATCATTTTATGCTCACTGTTAAACACTTTTGCCACATTGGTCAACATTTCCCCCGTAGAAtctctttttctgtgtttGAAAACTAACATTTAATAGTTGGCAGCAATTATCACGTTCCCATTGTCATTAAAGTTCtagtatatttcaaaaataaaattaaacagtttcaaacattgctttaatttcaaaactaaagaTGGATTTCTTTCCTGAACAGTTGGTCTGATCACATTAGGCTGAAGAGACTAAACCATATTCGCAATGGGAGTATAATGTGCGCATATTGTGTTATCTTCCTTCGCTCCATGGCGAATCAACTGTGAACCAACTCTACAACAGACTCGGACACAAATCGATAGTTATATAAAATTTCGCTGTTTGAACGTTGCCATGGGGGCAATTTTGGATTTCTCACAACTGATCTAACGGGAAGGAATcaaataaactgaaattaacagtaaaattttaaatcaaaatatctcggaGCTCTAGGGTGAATAGAAGCTGGAATTTTAGAGGAATTCACTAGAACCTTCTACTATCAGATGGTACTATTGTCTTTTGGAAGTAAAGAGTCAGGTGAAAGAACTTTCCTTGTAAATGACTATTCGTCCAAAATCATATTACCGATTTCAGCatagctacagtaatcctacagtacctgcATTTCATACATTAAAGgcaacattttgaactttaaaaccTATATGAAACATTTATCAGAACAAAGAGAATATGATCAGAGTTCACAATAAGATCTGAGACATAAAACATGTTTCTGATAAGAATTATTTTGCAGATAGTTGCCGGGATGCAAGATaatagaaaaagtgaaaacaattgtctgaaatttaaatgtattgaaaaacaaacaatctTGAACAATTGGGGAAGTAAGGCTGATTTTAAAAGTCAAATAAttaaagtattttgaaaatcgaaagcTAACTTGTCAAGTCACCTCAAACCAAGGGAACgctattttttccaatgataTTTTAGAACAATAGTtgataaaaacttttgaattttaagaaaattttctgaaaaaaaaggttctttaaatttattgaactAGTTAACTAGCTAGTTCagtttactttaaaaatcagaattcaTGAATTCCATCAGAGCTAAAAACCAGCAGTAGACTTTTCTAGCGGATAATTTAAACAACGACTTCAGATCAAGAATCGAagtctttaatttttatggagaaatttttaattcaattgaAACCTGCCGAACCGAAAGATCTTTTTTGTCATCTTTATGAAAACACATTCAGTTTCCGAATTAAATATCCTTCAGCAATATTCCAGCCCTAAACGTTCAAATGACAAATAAAGATTTAGTTGTCCACATATTGAATCaagaaataaacattttcaggccCAAGGGGTCTGTGACCACAACGTGATCTATGATGTATAAGTGGGTGTGgctactactacagtactactcCTTATAAAAACCTTCCATCTACCACACTAATTACTTTCACCTTCACAATGTCCACTTCTACtactaaaattctaaaacaagCAATGAACATCATATCTACCATCAGAAGCTCGTACAGTACTGCAACCGCAGTTTCTATTTCTCGACATTGTGAAGATTTCACAGGAACCCCTCCACCGGTAAACTTGCTAACTGAAAATGAACTCTTCTTTGCGGATACtggtttgttttaaatttatttaaagaaGTTAAAGTTTTACACTTTCAGTTCGTAAGTTTTCCAAAGATGTTGTAAAGCCATTAGTCAGGGAAATGGATAAATACTCAAAAATGAGCCCGATTGTGACGCAAGGTGTATTTGAAAATGGGGTAAGTTAATTCTTATTacttaaattttaatgttatGGAAAAGGGGTTTATATTTACACTGTTTATTatgaaaacctaaaaaaagtataataagAAGGAAGATTGATAAATACTTTATAACTTTGTAAGGTAACGTTTCAGTAAAATCAATTTCATGGAAATatccaaaaacttttgcaTTAAACACTTAACTTATTTAACTAATTATGctataaaaatgagaaagtttTAGATTGACTTTTCTAGTTCAAAACGATTGTAAGCAGATTTATTTATAGACCTGTtaagaaacgaaaaaatcttCCAGCTAATGGGTGTTCATGTTCCTGAAGAATACGGAGGCTCTGGATCCTCTTTTTTCAATGCAATGATTGTCATTGAAGAGTTGGCAAAAACTGATCCATCTGTATCTGCAATGGTTGGAATTCACAACACCCTCCCTGTATCAATGATTATAGATTATGGAACAGAagaacaaaaactaaaatactTGCCTCGTCTCTGTTCTGATAGTCTTGCATCCTTCTGTATCTCAGAATCAGGTGCTGGATCCGATGCATTTGCATTGAAAACTATTGCAAAACGAGATGGAGATCACTTTTTGATCTCTGGAACTAAAATGTGGATTACTAATTCAGGAGAGGCACAGGTTTTTGTGGTATTTGCAAATGCAGATCCTAGCCAAAAATACAAAGGTATCACATGTTTTATTGTGGAAAGATCAGCGGATGGTCTTACTGTAGATAAGGAGGTATGTTCAGTTTTTAACTTtagagcaaaaatgaaaaaaaaatttacaggaAGACAAACTTGGAATCCGAGCTTCATCCACTTGTCAAGTTCATTTTGACAATGTTCGTGTCCACAAATCAGCAATTCTGGGAGAGTATGGAAAAGGTATGAGATTCTAgtaaaatcaatcaataactTGCATGTTTCCAGGCTACAAATACGCAATTGAATGCCTAAATGCAGGTAGAATTGCCATTGGAGCACAAATGATTGGACTGGCTCAGGGTTGTTTCGATCAAACAATTCCATATCTTCAACAGAGAGAACAGTTCGGTCAGAgacttattgattttcaggttatttttgaaattgggtttgaatttttgatacaCAAATGTTCAGGGTTTACAACATCAGATTGCACAAGCTAGAACTGA containing:
- the acdh-1 gene encoding Short/branched chain specific acyl-CoA dehydrogenase, mitochondrial (Confirmed by transcript evidence); this translates as MSTSTTKILKQAMNIISTIRSSYSTATAVSISRHCEDFTGTPPPVNLLTENELFFADTVRKFSKDVVKPLVREMDKYSKMSPIVTQGVFENGLMGVHVPEEYGGSGSSFFNAMIVIEELAKTDPSVSAMVGIHNTLPVSMIIDYGTEEQKLKYLPRLCSDSLASFCISESGAGSDAFALKTIAKRDGDHFLISGTKMWITNSGEAQVFVVFANADPSQKYKGITCFIVERSADGLTVDKEEDKLGIRASSTCQVHFDNVRVHKSAILGEYGKGYKYAIECLNAGRIAIGAQMIGLAQGCFDQTIPYLQQREQFGQRLIDFQGLQHQIAQARTEIEAARLLVYNAARMKEYGIPYVREAAMAKLFASQVATSTSAQCVKWLGGVGFTKEFPAEKFYRDAMIGEIYEGTSNIQLNTIAKLIDNEYKWKN
- the uri-1 gene encoding Unconventional prefoldin RPB5 interactor (Partially confirmed by transcript evidence); its protein translation is MSELYVAECNAAKARLEVETECRRIIADNYEKVLERAKEYSKKLEAPILAKICEVGYFCGAHVVRTNQVTMEMGANYYGECSIHTAEKILDRRVSEMRRQREEGLDSIRMLDDKIKFAQDNFSSVSIDGGPIEIVEKYDEEMEKLFYQNRKNKKMSQNDEQNEKIIEKNKLNGDQDHNDVMNRLEELEKLEQDNDEMEEAPIPKPFEVSNEDLQDLGKLEEVEEVEQDPTDKKLRFGMNERLLAQPGVTQKEMERLLDFLDTCDEESSDEEYDEDEEEGDDDEENLNNSVEELDSDDYASDDNIEKSNNSDQQLKSKKIETQVIKVEEIVEETVTKTTVKRKKSGVRFAQQLENVKTFHQTDTVEIKEEDSVIETKSILRSTEPTPVDRSALEPEQKELAAMSTMTFPGEIVEKNPYECEPSTSRDPAPVITEKKVSKFRASRHRN
- the dbr-1 gene encoding Lariat debranching enzyme (Confirmed by transcript evidence) yields the protein MSSKNPVDEQPCCGSHEGSHQDPAPETLVVEKEVNNGEKKIRIAVVGCSHGEMDAIYETMTLIEQKNGYKFDLLICCGDYQAVRNYGDLPHMSIPPKYRSLQTFYKYYSGEQKAPVLTLFIGGNHEASGYLCELPNGGWVAPNIYYMGFANCIRFANLRIAGLSGIFSQGDFQFSHYERPSFSERDVKSAYHVRNVDMFRLRQLKSDNENKISNPIDIMLSHDWPGGIPDFGDKEWLFRKKDLFEADHNSGKLGNPSGMKLIYDCRPRYYLAAHLHIAFAALVPHKGSGSGRPQPTRFLSLDKPIPGRKFMQALELNVADDAKLELSYDPQWLAILRNTDLLTTGTKEQLILPDMASNRPCVYERKDFRPTAEELKEIEKLGDLTIRTDSFQQTAPPLKEITESSKNVPPSAYYRNPQSAEFCQWLGIRDLNQMLVEKTSEHVGTPYYMMTQDDANAKPNQDDVDFGDEDFVIDRGHTSDEPEAKKSRLDEDKFEAVPSE
- the mdt-18 gene encoding Mediator of RNA polymerase II transcription subunit 18 (Partially confirmed by transcript evidence), with translation MDNLVDIDEDGTQEKLSVNSTPYQTQECVLYGSIFAKNVPDLERRLAGLCDPGCEEFFEHEMSFSLRSSGIMDIKTDIKLRRRFRTEHRIQNYWQLKYIGVPEPDQKCPTIVRKEISSLVHSQDMMTYAKSLGLRMDYEYMTQGKLWTKGNIKILHSILTSTSRAGTYDSNSIKSVSDSALVEISISLPESAEYMPAAKSLRDFADQLMPLVNMEKVDYWKKMFPAQAAPRR
- the acdh-1 gene encoding Short/branched chain specific acyl-CoA dehydrogenase, mitochondrial (Confirmed by transcript evidence); translated protein: MGVHVPEEYGGSGSSFFNAMIVIEELAKTDPSVSAMVGIHNTLPVSMIIDYGTEEQKLKYLPRLCSDSLASFCISESGAGSDAFALKTIAKRDGDHFLISGTKMWITNSGEAQVFVVFANADPSQKYKGITCFIVERSADGLTVDKEEDKLGIRASSTCQVHFDNVRVHKSAILGEYGKGYKYAIECLNAGRIAIGAQMIGLAQGCFDQTIPYLQQREQFGQRLIDFQVIFEIGFEFLIHKCSGFTTSDCTS
- the mdt-18 gene encoding Mediator of RNA polymerase II transcription subunit 18 (Confirmed by transcript evidence), which gives rise to MSFSLRSSGIMDIKTDIKLRRRFRTEHRIQNYWQLKYIGVPEPDQKCPTIVRKEISSLVHSQDMMTYAKSLGLRMDYEYMTQGKLWTKGNIKILHSILTSTSRAGTYDSNSIKSVSDSALVEISISLPESAEYMPAAKSLRDFADQLMPLVNMEKVDYWKKMFPAQAAPRR